The following coding sequences are from one Cervus canadensis isolate Bull #8, Minnesota chromosome 4, ASM1932006v1, whole genome shotgun sequence window:
- the LOC122439320 gene encoding olfactory receptor 7D2 — MEAGNRTGVLEFILLGFSEDPELQPLIFGLFLSMYLVTVLGNLLIILAIILDSHLHTPMYFFLSNLSLVDICFSTSIVPKMLLSIHTENKAISYMDCLTQVYFSMFFPILDTLLLTAMAYDRFVAICHPLHYMVIMNPHLCGWLVFITWSIGVLTSLLHICLMRHLTFCRDLEIPHFFCELTHILELACSDTFLNWTLIYFMTGVLGVFPLIGILFSYSRIASSIRKMSSSGGKQKAFSTCGSHLSVVSLFYGTGVGVHFTSAMTHSPQKVSVASVMYSVVTPMLNPFIYSLRNKDVKGALRRLLNRATSCL, encoded by the coding sequence ATGGAAGCAGGAAACAGAACAGGAGTTTTAGAGTTTATCCTCCTTGGGTTCTCTGAGGACCCAGAACTGCAGCCCCTCATATTTGGGCTGTTCCTGTCCATGTACTTGGTCACTGTGCTTGGCAACCTGCTCATCATCTTGGCCATCATTTTagactcccacctccacacccccatgtacttcttcctctcaaACCTGTCCTTGGTTGACATCTGTTTCAGCACCAGCATAGTCCCCAAGATGCTACTGAGCATCCACACAGAGAACAAAGCCATCTCCTACATGGACTGCCTCACTCAGGtgtatttttccatgttttttcctATCCTGGACACTCTGCTCCTGACTgccatggcctatgaccggtTTGTGGCCATCTGTCACCCCCTGCACTACATGGTCATCATGAACCCACACCTCTGTGGTTGGCTGGTTTTTATTACCTGGTCCATTGGTGTCCTGACATCCCTCCTTCATATTTGTCTGATGAGGCACCTGACCTTCTGTAGAGATCTTGAAATTCCACATTTCTTCTGTGAACTGACACACATTCTTGAATTGGCCTGCTCTGATACCTTCCTGAACTggactttaatatattttatgactGGTGTGCTGGGTGTTTTCCCCCTCATTGGGATTCTTTTCTCCTACTCACGAATTGCTTCATCCATAAGGAAGATGTCCTCATCTGGGGGAAAGCAAAAAGCATTTTCCACCTGTGGGTCTCACCTCTCagttgtttctttattttatggGACAGGAGTGGGGGTCCATTTCACTTCTGCAATGACTCACTCCCCCCAGAAAGTCTCAGTGGCCTCTGTGATGTACAGCGTAGTGACCCCCATGttgaaccccttcatctacagcctgaggaacaagGATGTGAAGGGAGCCCTCAGAAGGCTCCTCAACAGAGCAACCTCTTGTTTGTGA
- the LOC122440944 gene encoding olfactory receptor 7D4-like, whose product METENQTVISKFILLGLSDDADLQPLLIGLFLSMYLVCVTGNLLIILVIISESNLHTPMYFFLSNLSFTDICFTSTIVPKMLVNIQKQNKGITYEGCLTQMYFFMIFAGLDNLLLTVMAYDRFVAICHPLHYTVIMNPHLCGLLLLLSWLICLTYSLLQSLMVLRVSFCKETEIPHFFCELAQILKLACSDTLVNDIVLYFVTGLLGVIPLTGILFSYSRIIFSIMGISSSGGKYKAFSTCGSHLSVVTLFYGAGLGVYLTSGIAHPSRKGSIASVIYTVVTPMLNPFIYSLRNRDMKGALRRLFTRRTYSQ is encoded by the coding sequence ATGGAAACAGAGAACCAGACAGTTATTTCAAAATTCATCCTTCTGGGGCTCTCGGATGATGCGGACCTTCAGCCCCTCCTCATTGGACTGTTCCTGTCCATGTACCTGGTCTGTGTTACAGGgaacctgctcatcatcctggTCATCATCTCTGAGTCcaacctccacacccccatgtacttcttcctctccaacctgtccttCACTGACATCTGTTTTACCTCCACCATAGTCCCCAAGATGTTAGTGAATATCCAGAAGCAGAACAAAGGCATCACATATGAAGGATGCCTTACCCAGATGTATTTTTTCATGATCTTTGCTGGGCTGGATAATTTGCTACTGacagtgatggcctatgaccggttTGTGGCCATCTGTCACCCCCTGCACTACACAGTCATCATGAACCCTCACCTTTGTGGTCTCCTGCTTCTGCTTTCTTGGCTGATCTGCCTGACATACTCTTTGTTGCAAAGTTTGATGGTTTTGAGGGTATCTTTCTGCAAAGAGACAGAAATCCCCCACTTCTTCTGTGAACTTGCTCAAATTCTCAAGCTTGCCTGCTCTGACACCCTTGTCAATGACATTGTGCTGTATTTTGTAACTGGCCTGCTGGGTGTTATTCCCCTGACTGGGATCCTTTTCTCTTATTCTAGAATTATCTTCTCCATAATGGGCATTTCATCTTCTGGGGGGAAGTATAAAGCCTTTTCCACCTGCGGGTCTCACCTCTCAGTTGTCACCTTGTTCTATGGTGCAGGCCTTGGGGTCTACCTCACTTCAGGAATAGCCCATCCCTCCAGAAAGGGTTCAATAGCCTCGGTGATATACACGGTAGTcacccccatgctgaaccccttcatctacagtcTGAGGAACAGGGACATGAAGGGGGCTCTGAGGAGACTTTTCACTAGAAGAACATACTCTCAGTGA